In Candidatus Methanomethylicota archaeon, the genomic window ACTAAGTCTTTAACGACAAGCTCCCCAGGAACCCTAGTCCTCAAATTGTAGAAGAGAGCTGCTGGCGATATGTTGCCACCTGATATTATCCTAACGTAGTTGCTCAAATTCCTATATAGGTATGTTTTACCAGTCTGCCTAGGTCCAAACTCAACCATATTAACATTACCTTCAATAACGGGTACAAGCCTTGAGAGTAGAAGTATCTTTTGCCTTGGACTATAGACGCTGGGGTCAAGCCCTATAGTATTTATCAAGACATCAAGCCACTCATCAAAAGTGAAATGTTGCCTAGCCTCCTCCAGTATCTTTGGATCAGTGTCTGGTGATTGGAAAGGTTGAAACTCTGTAACAGCAGCCCCTATAGGTCTACCAAAAACCTCCTTAACCTCATTTGTCCTCATAAGAGTTATAAGACCCCACATACCCGTCACCAAAGTAGCTTTATTCCTCTCAACAATATCTATGGGGACTTCAGCCCAAATGTCAAGTGCCTGTATAACACCCACATGCGTACCCGTCTCAATATCCACGATAACCCTCAACTCATCAATAAGCTCCACCAACCCATCCACAACCAACCTATGCTTAACAACCTCCTTCTCCTCAGGCTCATAATAGTGATTTCTAATGAAATCCCTAAGCTCAGCTTCCCAATTACCACTACGATTCATAAACTCAGAAATCAAGAATTCAGCAACATACCTTGGAAGCTTAGCCAACTCAAGCTCATATGCAAGCCGCTTATCAACAGCATAATCACCAAAATACTTCCTAACCTTATTAAACAATTCACTCATAATATCACCCATCACCCAATACCAATTTCCTCTGCCTCCTCGGACCAGGAGACTCCGACACCTCAACATTAACATCAATAACCCTTTCAACACCACCCCAACAATACCGTATCACGCCACCATATTTCCCAGGCTTTAGCGGCGGAACATCTACTCTACACTTACCCTCAACGATTTTGAAGGAACCTTTACTCCAAGGAAACTCATAAACCACTTCCAGCTCTTCACCAGATGGATTTACAACATCAACCTCAATGTAAGACTGCACATCAGGAGGTAGTAAAGTGTTAAGCACGGAAACCTTAGGCTCCTCAGGCAACTCAACTTCCTCAACCGGAAGCCCCCCACCGGAAAGAATAACCATAAGCTTCTCAAACTCACTAAGATCATCCCTAGAAAGCCCGAAAAGCTGAGCCACAGCCAAATCCAACTCCCCCTCAACCTTCTTAAGCTCCTCCTCAGCATCAATACCCCTACAATAATCAGGCTTAACACCAGCATAAACACATCTAGCAAGCTCATGAGCCCTCCTAGAAAGCTCAGATATTCTTGTATGTAACTCATTCTTAGGATCAAACTTCGGGATCTTTACGATATCAAGTATATGTGTAGAGATTTGAGTCTCAATAACATAAGAGGCAACAATAGACCTTATGAAAACGGAGTTGAGAAGGCCACATAAATAATAAGCTTCTTCAAGGGACTGTAATGGAATTAACATCAACTTTTCATGCGGGATTGCAACTTTGACGTTAAGATATTTATCATCTATCGGCTCTATGACTGCACACTCAAATGCCGAAGCTTTTCCTGTAATAGCTCCAGCAACATACTTCCACACAACTTTATATGGCGCAAATGTATATGTGCCTATATCATATACTGAGTAGAAGGGATTTCCTTTACCCCACAACTTATGTATTGACCTATTTTCTAAGTCGTTCTTGTAGTTATATAGGTATTGATAGGTTAGTGGTAGCTTAATTTTTATCTCATTTTCTGATATAGGTCTTGCAGTTTTAGGGTCGTGAGGTATTATTATGTATCTATTCTTAAACTCAGCGTACCACTTCTTAACGTCCCTCCCTCTTATTAGTGGGTACACAAGATCGGCTTCAATAATAGCCTCTACTTGCCTAACTTTTTTCTTTTGCCCTGGCTCAGGTGGATTTGTTATTATTAGCTTCCCATCGGGTGTTCTACCTTTTATTTGAATATAGTAAATTTGATTGAAAGCAACGTAAACTCCCGCGTGTGCTTCATAATATTGTGGCCCAGTTAGTAATTTTCTGACAGCTTCAATTACTTTGGGTGTTATTTGCATCCAGGGCGACTCAGGTTTCTTAGGTTCTAGGGGGATCATAATAGCTTCATATCTCCTAGTTTCTTTGAGAACATCTTCTAAAGATTTGTCTGTGGGTATGGCTTTTCCGCTTGGGTTAATCCATATAACGTGTCTTACTCCCTTCATATTTTCCTCAAAGGTTTTGTGTAGGGCATCTTTCATATTATCTGGTATTTTGTTTGGATCTATTTCGCAGATTTTTTCAATTACTATGGCTGAAGTTCTGTTTACTGCTCCTTCAAATGGATAGAGGGTTACTAGGTCATGTATAACGTGGATTTTAGTTTTTCTGGCTAGGAAGTTTCTGAATCCTGCGCCAGCTTGTGTTTTAAACACGGTGAATGGTGCAAGGAAGCCTAGTTTACCGCCTTCCTTCAGGTATAAGTCGAAGCATCTGACCATAAAAAGCATTGCCAGATCTCTTTTAACTTTACCTAGACCCGTCTTCCCCCTGATTTCTGCTAGACCGTATTTATCCCAGAGTTCCTTACTGGCTTCTCTATAGGATTCTGGTAAGTTTTCCCAGTTAACCCATGGTGGATTGCCCACTACGTAGTCAAATTTGCCTTTGAGTATGGGGGCGAAGGCATTCCTTATTATTGCTACCCATACTCTATTCTTACCCTCCTCTTCTAGCTTTAGGAGTTTCTTGTAAAGTTCGGCTAGGGTGTTGAGTTCTCCTGAGTTAAGCTTGTAGGATAATTCCAGCCTCTTCTTGAAGGTTTCAGCTTCATATTTGTTTTCAAGACCTCTAGTTACTTCGGCCAGTACGTTCGTTAATAATCCCTTTTTAACTATGTTAATGGGTATTTCGAAGTCTCCAGCGCTAGTCCTCAGAATATATACGTTTCCAACCATTTTACCTTGCTTTTCGATCATTATCGAGTCGGCTAGATATATGGGTATCTCTACTGTTCCGGTGCTGTAGGCTAAGAGGTCTGCTATTGCCAGTAGGTAGTTTGTTCTAGCGGTTAATACTGCTAGCGGGTTTAGATCAAAACCTACAACGTTGTCTAGTACATATCTTAAGAGCATATCGGTTAGGTAGTGCTCTTCAGCGTATCTTCTAAGCCTACTTATGTAGAGTACTAGGAAGGTGCCTGAGCCGCATGCGGGGTCTAGGACTCTAATGTTCAGGGGCTTTAGAGGGTCTTCTTCGCCGATTTTGTTGAGGTTTTCGAAGCTTAATCCAACTTCGTCGAGTAGGTAGTTGGCTAGCCAGTCTGGTGTGTAGAATTCTCCTAGCCTATGTCTTAGGTCGCTTGGTACTAGGTTTTGGTATAGTCTCTTAAGCAAGTCTCTTGCAAATTCTGGTTCTAATTGTGGTGTGGCAATCTCGTAATCAGATAGTTGCCTAGCAAGTTCCGCTATTAGGTCTGCTAAGTTTTTGTCGAATACATCTAAATACCAAGAGAAGTAGTCTCCTTCGAGGAAGTTTTCAATGCTCAATAACCTCTTGAATATACCCCCACCCTCAAGTTCTTGTAGAGTCCTCTTTAATTCATCTAAACCTCCTTTGGAGTATGCATCATCCAGTTCAGCTATATACGACCTGTAGAATTTCCCTCCACCATAAAGGTATGTTATTTCTGCTGCTATGAGCTTTAGCAGTAGAGCGTAGAATGTGTGTATAGAGAATATTAATGCATCATAATTTACGCTTCCTTGAATTCCATATTCGGAGGCTAACTTTGG contains:
- the brxL gene encoding BREX system Lon protease-like protein BrxL, with product MSELFNKVRKYFGDYAVDKRLAYELELAKLPRYVAEFLISEFMNRSGNWEAELRDFIRNHYYEPEEKEVVKHRLVVDGLVELIDELRVIVDIETGTHVGVIQALDIWAEVPIDIVERNKATLVTGMWGLITLMRTNEVKEVFGRPIGAAVTEFQPFQSPDTDPKILEEARQHFTFDEWLDVLINTIGLDPSVYSPRQKILLLSRLVPVIEGNVNMVEFGPRQTGKTYLYRNLSNYVRIISGGNISPAALFYNLRTRVPGELVVKDLVVFDEVSKVRFPNPDEMMGKLKDYMESGVFERGDKKAVSDASLVFMGNISVEMVSEGYIPVEDLTYVLPEPMRDSAFIDRVHGLIPGWELPKISQAKYHLSKGYGIASDYFAEALHSMRKESLVSMVSKHIDLSENFKIRDEKSVKKIMSGLLKLLFPNKTFDKKDIEKIANAALEYRQRVRDWLHKINPGEFPKERLAVTVRT
- a CDS encoding class I SAM-dependent DNA methyltransferase — its product is MRARSEEDVRVWVSRCIEELILKPLGIMQVGKYEYTLISGARVDALYGHVVIEYKAPGKLSTQSDIQRAREQVIKYITQEAGNKAEYARYLGVIISDKIAFVKYDQRTDTWILRGPYDIRREAIVKFVEALRGLRRKPLDVEHLLSDFGPKSEVTIKLVRAFYDMIISLKDDSRAKLLFSDWMRLFRQATGYRPEELEELPKLASEYGIQGSVNYDALIFSIHTFYALLLKLIAAEITYLYGGGKFYRSYIAELDDAYSKGGLDELKRTLQELEGGGIFKRLLSIENFLEGDYFSWYLDVFDKNLADLIAELARQLSDYEIATPQLEPEFARDLLKRLYQNLVPSDLRHRLGEFYTPDWLANYLLDEVGLSFENLNKIGEEDPLKPLNIRVLDPACGSGTFLVLYISRLRRYAEEHYLTDMLLRYVLDNVVGFDLNPLAVLTARTNYLLAIADLLAYSTGTVEIPIYLADSIMIEKQGKMVGNVYILRTSAGDFEIPINIVKKGLLTNVLAEVTRGLENKYEAETFKKRLELSYKLNSGELNTLAELYKKLLKLEEEGKNRVWVAIIRNAFAPILKGKFDYVVGNPPWVNWENLPESYREASKELWDKYGLAEIRGKTGLGKVKRDLAMLFMVRCFDLYLKEGGKLGFLAPFTVFKTQAGAGFRNFLARKTKIHVIHDLVTLYPFEGAVNRTSAIVIEKICEIDPNKIPDNMKDALHKTFEENMKGVRHVIWINPSGKAIPTDKSLEDVLKETRRYEAIMIPLEPKKPESPWMQITPKVIEAVRKLLTGPQYYEAHAGVYVAFNQIYYIQIKGRTPDGKLIITNPPEPGQKKKVRQVEAIIEADLVYPLIRGRDVKKWYAEFKNRYIIIPHDPKTARPISENEIKIKLPLTYQYLYNYKNDLENRSIHKLWGKGNPFYSVYDIGTYTFAPYKVVWKYVAGAITGKASAFECAVIEPIDDKYLNVKVAIPHEKLMLIPLQSLEEAYYLCGLLNSVFIRSIVASYVIETQISTHILDIVKIPKFDPKNELHTRISELSRRAHELARCVYAGVKPDYCRGIDAEEELKKVEGELDLAVAQLFGLSRDDLSEFEKLMVILSGGGLPVEEVELPEEPKVSVLNTLLPPDVQSYIEVDVVNPSGEELEVVYEFPWSKGSFKIVEGKCRVDVPPLKPGKYGGVIRYCWGGVERVIDVNVEVSESPGPRRQRKLVLGDG